The Streptomyces sp. A2-16 sequence CTCTTCGGCGCCGACGTCCGCCCCCTCGGCCTCCGCACCGTCGGCGTCCTCCTCGGTCGCCCCGTCGCCGTCGGGCGGGACGACGAGCGAGGCGTCGAGCGAGCCGTCGAGCGGGGCGGCCAAGGTCCCCGCCCGCTACCTCGGCACTTGGGAGGGCCAGGGCAGCGGACTCGGCGGCAGCGTGCCGATGGGGACCTTCCGGATCACCGTCAAGAAGGTGGCCGTCGGCGAGGAGCTGGGCCGGCTGGTGCAGACCGACCCGATCGGGGCCCAGTGCACCGACATCCTCACGCTGAAGCAGGTCACGGACACCGGGCTCGTCACCACGGCCGTCGGCGCGAAGGACAACCACGCCGGCTGCAACCCCATCGCCCACACGGTCCGCCTCACCCCGGCCGGCGACGACCTGAAGTACACCTCGGAGAGCTCGGCCGAGGGCTACCCCGAGGCACGGATGTCGAAGGTCGGGGAGTGACCGCACTGCTCATCGCCGTCGCCGCGCTGTGGGGAGCGGCGACCGGCGCCCTGCTGCCGCGCCCGGCGTACCGGTTCTCCGTGCCCTCGGAGGAACCCTGGCGGCGGACCTGCCCCGGCGGGCACCCCCTGGGCGGGTGGCTCGGGCGGGCACGTTGCCGCACCTGCGGCACGCGGCAGTCGTACGGCCCCGGCGCCCCGCTCCTCGCCACCGTCACCGCCGTCGTCTGCGCCGCCCTCGCCGCGGCCACCGGCACCCGCCCGGAGCTCGGGGTCTGGCTGCTGCTGGCTCCCGCGGGCGTCCTGCTGGCCGTCGTCGACCTGCGGGTACGCCGGTTGCCCGACCCGCTCACGCTGCCCCTCGCGGCGGTCGCGCTCACCCTGCTCGGGCTGGTCTCGCTCGTGCCCGAGCACACCGGGAACTGGCCGAACGCCGCGCTGGGCACCCTCGCGCTCGGCGCCGGCTACTACGTGCTGTGGCGCATCAACCCCGGTGGCATGGGCTTCGGCGACGTGAAACTGGCGCTCGGCGCGGGGGCGGTCCTCGGCTGGTACGGCTGGGACACCGTGCTGCTCGGCACCTTCGCCGGCTTCCTGCTCGGCGCGCTGTACGGCGGTGTCCTGGTGCTGACGGGGAAGGCCGGGCGCAGGACGGCGATCCCGTTCGGGCCGTTCCTGATCGCGGGGGCGTACGCGGGACTGCTGATCGGCGCCTGCACGGCCTGAGAGCGGGGGCGCACGGCCTGAGGTCGGGCTCGTCACAGGGCTGGCGTAGGCTGGCCGAGACCGTCCGAACCCTTGACGAAAGGCACGCCCCGGTGAGCGAGAAGGCCGACCTTCAGTCCGTCCTCGACCGTGCCGCGGAGGGTGGGCGCATCACGCCCGAGGAGGCGCTCGACCTCTACCGCGACGCCCCGCTGCACGCGCTGGGCTCCGCCGCGGACGCCGTGCGCCGCCGTCGGTACGCGGGCACGGAGCACATCGCGACGTACATCATCGAGCGCAACATCAACTACACGAACGTGTGCGTCACGGCGTGCAAGTTCTGCGCCTTCTACGCCCCGCCCACCGCCAAGGACAAGGGCTGGACCCGCGACCTGGACGACATCCTGCGCCGCTGCGCGGAGACCGTCGAACTCGGCGGCACCCAGATCATGTTCCAGGGCGGCCACCACCCGGACTACGGCGTCGAGTACTACGAGAAGCACTTCGCCGCCATCAAGAAGGAGTTCCCCCAGCTGGTGATCCACTCGCTGGGCGCCTCCGAGGTCGAGCACATGGCCCGGATCTCCGAGGTGAGCGTGGAGGAGGCCATCACGCGCATTCACGCGGCCGGTCTCGACTCGTTCGCGGGCGCCGGCGCGGAGCTGCTCCCCGAGCGTCCCCGCAAGGCCATCGCCCCGCTCAAGGAGTCCGGCGAGCGCTGGCTGGAGATCATGGAGACCGCGCACCGGCTGGGCGTGGAGTCCACCTCCACCATGCTGATGGGCACCGGCGAGACCAACGCCGAGCGCATCGAGCACCTGCGGATGATCCGTGACGTGCAGGACCGCACCGGTGGCTTCCGGGCGTTCATCCCGTACCTCTACCAGCCGATGAACAACCACCTGAAGGGCCGCACCCAGGCCACGATCTTCGAGTACCTGCGGATGATCGCGATCGCCCGGCTCTTCATGGACAACATCGCCCACATCCAGGGCTCCTGGCTGACCACCGGCCAGGACGCGGGCCAGCTGACCCTGCACTACGGCGCCGACGACCTCGGCTCGATCATGCTGGAGGAGAACGTCGTCTCGGCGGCCGGTGCCAAGCACCGCTCCAACCTCCAGGAAATGATCGACATGATCCGTACGGCGGGACGCGTCCCGGCCCAGCGCTCCACGACGTACGAACACCTCGTCGTCCACGACGACCCGGCGAACGACCCCGTCGACAAGCGGATCGTGTCCCACATCTCGTCGACGGCGATCGAGGGCGGCACGGCGCATCCCGAGCTGAAGATCCTCACGTCCAA is a genomic window containing:
- a CDS encoding A24 family peptidase: MTALLIAVAALWGAATGALLPRPAYRFSVPSEEPWRRTCPGGHPLGGWLGRARCRTCGTRQSYGPGAPLLATVTAVVCAALAAATGTRPELGVWLLLAPAGVLLAVVDLRVRRLPDPLTLPLAAVALTLLGLVSLVPEHTGNWPNAALGTLALGAGYYVLWRINPGGMGFGDVKLALGAGAVLGWYGWDTVLLGTFAGFLLGALYGGVLVLTGKAGRRTAIPFGPFLIAGAYAGLLIGACTA
- the mqnC gene encoding cyclic dehypoxanthinyl futalosine synthase → MSEKADLQSVLDRAAEGGRITPEEALDLYRDAPLHALGSAADAVRRRRYAGTEHIATYIIERNINYTNVCVTACKFCAFYAPPTAKDKGWTRDLDDILRRCAETVELGGTQIMFQGGHHPDYGVEYYEKHFAAIKKEFPQLVIHSLGASEVEHMARISEVSVEEAITRIHAAGLDSFAGAGAELLPERPRKAIAPLKESGERWLEIMETAHRLGVESTSTMLMGTGETNAERIEHLRMIRDVQDRTGGFRAFIPYLYQPMNNHLKGRTQATIFEYLRMIAIARLFMDNIAHIQGSWLTTGQDAGQLTLHYGADDLGSIMLEENVVSAAGAKHRSNLQEMIDMIRTAGRVPAQRSTTYEHLVVHDDPANDPVDKRIVSHISSTAIEGGTAHPELKILTSN